A genomic segment from Aegilops tauschii subsp. strangulata cultivar AL8/78 chromosome 1, Aet v6.0, whole genome shotgun sequence encodes:
- the LOC109762103 gene encoding F-box protein At5g07610-like produces MEKRGRKEEEEEQAVEGLPNDLVWEFLSRVPYRSLCRFKSVSTSWLTLCSDPAVRRRSPQTLSGFFALSRSGTIRFVNLSGRGRPLIDPSLPFLHGFKNVKILNCCGGILLCHGIRAERAEYIVCNPATEKVWATLPVPDSHDTPCPRFHGRTICLCFDPTVPSCFTVFVINDNGHAITATDVYSSDTGEWTSMSGRWGHRVVVYCGEPQYFFLNDTLHVTAYDSRLETFDLNHNSLNMIVTVDTGGNTWRTTRQPPQTEFTFIGLSQGRLHGIEMEDGNGCRISVWILEDYASGRWTLKHTTSILDLLGRPCLEHREYYVFVALHPERNLIFFNGGVERERTLMSYDMDTQKLHVICNLEDYQMQNFRPYTPCFVEWPLSNAH; encoded by the coding sequence atggagaagagggggaggaaggaggaggaggaggagcaggcggTGGAGGGCCTCCCCAACGACCTTGTCTGGGAGTTCCTGTCGAGGGTGCCGTACCGGTCGCTGTGCCGCTTCAAGTCCGTGTCGACGTCATGGCTCACGCTGTGTTCCGACCCTGCCGTCCGCCGAAGGTCGCCGCAGACGCTCTCCGGATTCTTCGCCCTCTCCCGCAGCGGCACCATCCGTTTCGTCAACCTGTCCGGGAGAGGCCGGCCGTTGATCGACCCCTCTCTCCCTTTCCTGCACGGCTTCAAAAATGTCAAGATCCTAAATTGCTGCGGCGGCATCCTCCTCTGCCATGGCATTCGAGCAGAGCGCGCAGAATACATCGTGTGCAACCCCGCGACCGAGAAGGTCTGGGCCACGCTGCCCGTGCCCGATAGCCATGACACACCATGTCCTCGGTTTCACGGCCGCACCATTTGCTTGTGTTTTGACCCCACCGTTCCTTCTTGCTTCACAGTGTTTGTCATCAATGATAATGGTCACGCCATAACCGCGACAGATGTCTACTCATCCGATACCGGAGAATGGACTTCCATGTCAGGCCGATGGGGTCACCGAGTTGTGGTGTATTGCGGTGAACCACAATACTTCTTTTTAAATGACACTCTGCATGTCACTGCCTATGATTCTCGTTTGGAGACATTTGACTTGAACCATAATTCATTAAACATGATAGTTACAGTGGACACGGGCGGGAATACTTGGAGGACAACTCGACAGCCGCCCCAGACTGAATTCACTTTCATTGGGCTCTCTCAGGGACGCTTACATGGTATTGAGATGGAAGATGGTAATGGTTGCCGGATATCAGTTTGGATTCTTGAGGATTATGCTAGTGGGCGGTGGACCTTAAAGCACACAACCAGCATTCTGGATCTGCTAGGAAGGCCTTGTCTAGAGCACAGAGAGTACTACGTATTTGTTGCACTCCATCCAGAACGTAACCTTATTTTTTTTAATGGCGGGGTGGAACGAGAACGGACACTTATGTCGTATGATATGGATACCCAGAAGTTGCATGTTATCTGCAATCTTGAAGATTATCAAATGCAAAATTTTCGACCTTACACTCCATGCTTTGTGGAATGGCCGCTGTCAAATGCTCACTGA